Genomic DNA from Candidatus Rokuibacteriota bacterium:
GGGTCCTGGACGTGCACTCCCACAGGGTCGAGGCGGTCGAGCAGGTCAAGGAGCGGATCATGCGCGGCGTCCGCGTTCTGCCTGGCGACCGGCTCTGGGTGGACCCCGACTGCGGGCTCAAGACCCGGACCGTCGAAGAGGCCGTCGGGAAGATGCGGGCGATGGTCGCGGCGGTGCGCGAGGTGCGCCGGGAGGTCGGCGGCGCCCGGTGAGCTTCAGGGCCGTCCTGTTCGATCTCTTCGACACGCTCGTCCGCTTCGACCGGAACCGCCTCCCCGAGGTTCACGTTGACGGACGGGCCGTCCGCTCGACGGCGGGCCATCTCTTCCCGATCCTCGCCCCGTATACGCCGGGGCTGGACCTGGCCCGCTTCTACGAAGCGCTGATCGCCTCCTGGCAGGAGGCTGAACGGATCCGCGCCGCCGACCTGCGGGAAGTACCCGCACCTGAGCGCTTCGGCTTTCTCTTCAGGCTGCTGGGGCTCAACAGGAGCGACTTTCCCGCCGAGGTGCTCCAGGGCCTGCTGGCCACCCACAAGCGGGAACTCTCCCGCGCCGCCGAGTTTCCGGCCGCGCATCGAGCCCTCCTCGCCCGCCTCGCGCCCCGCTTCAAGCTGGGGATCGTCTCGAACTTCGACTACACTCCCACCGCG
This window encodes:
- a CDS encoding HAD family hydrolase, with the protein product MSFRAVLFDLFDTLVRFDRNRLPEVHVDGRAVRSTAGHLFPILAPYTPGLDLARFYEALIASWQEAERIRAADLREVPAPERFGFLFRLLGLNRSDFPAEVLQGLLATHKRELSRAAEFPAAHRALLARLAPRFKLGIVSNFDYTPTARWILEREEIAPFFDAVVVSDEVGWRKPKPIIFEVALTRLRVSPAEALFVGDRADIDVLGAKQAGLAAAWLNRDGEPLPEGVPVPDYEVQDLEVLPALLGV